One stretch of Zingiber officinale cultivar Zhangliang chromosome 6B, Zo_v1.1, whole genome shotgun sequence DNA includes these proteins:
- the LOC121992098 gene encoding dehydration-responsive element-binding protein 1G-like has translation MCGRLRMDLPVFPTPSRSSRQRGKKETESQFEAERASMEGFNSGFNSGFNSDSGSPSAGETWDYETVSSAPPKRPAGRTKFRETRHPVYKGVRRRGTAGRWVCEVREPNKKSRIWLGTFPTADMAARAHDAAAMMLRGRAACLNFADSAWLIQVPSSFSGPRDISRAAAEAAEQFRPRAASSSAATPSPKFSTAATAASREEATPTASAIDLMNYDDIDLGYSYYASMAEELLVAPPLHGGNNWEDLETWADVPLWSYSI, from the coding sequence ATGTGTGGCCGCCTCCGCATGGATCTCCCAGTCTTCCCAACACCAAGCAGAAGCAGCCGCcaaagaggaaagaaagaaacagAGAGTCAATTCGAAGCAGAGAGAGCCAGCATGGAGGGATTCAATTCGGGATTCAATTCAGGATTCAATTCGGATTCCGGCTCACCGTCGGCGGGGGAGACGTGGGACTACGAGACGGTGTCGTCGGCGCCGCCGAAGCGGCCGGCGGGGCGGACCAAATTCAGGGAGACGCGGCACCCGGTGTACAAGGGCGTCCGGCGGCGGGGAACGGCGGGGCGGTGGGTGTGCGAGGTGCGGGAACCCAACAAGAAGTCTAGGATCTGGCTAGGGACCTTCCCAACGGCAGATATGGCGGCGCGCGCCCACGACGCCGCCGCCATGATGCTCCGCGGCCGCGCAGCCTGCCTCAATTTCGCCGACTCCGCCTGGCTCATCCAGGTCCCGTCCTCCTTCTCCGGCCCGAGGGATATCTCCAGGGCCGCCGCGGAGGCGGCGGAGCAGTTTCGGCCCCGCGCCGCCTCCTCCTCCGCGGCCACACCTTCGCCGAAGTTTTCCACGGCCGCTACCGCGGCCTCGCGGGAAGAAGCAACTCCGACCGCCAGCGCAATCGATTTGATGAACTACGATGACATCGATTTAGGGTACTCTTACTACGCCAGCATGGCGGAGGAGTTGCTGGTGGCGCCGCCGCTGCACGGCGGGAACAATTGGGAAGACCTGGAGACGTGGGCCGATGTGCCACTCTGGAGCTACTCTATTTGA